GATACCATTGCACTTTCAAAGGCCAGGTCAGAGGGTTATCTGCAGGATGCTTTTGGTGTCGATATCAATAGAAATTTTCAGTATAAATGGGATGTTTTCCGAGACCAGAAACACCTGTTCATCAGAAGCCGGTCACCATCTTCGAGAATTTACCGAGGTTCAGGAAAACTGTCTGAAAAAGAAACAGGAGCAATGGAACAACTGGTTTCTCAGAAAAATGTGGTGGCTCTTATCGATTACCACTCCGGTTCGACTCAGGTCCTTTACCCTTATGCCTATTCAACCAAGGTGCGAGTAGCTGAAAATATTCTTGGTGGCTCGAATGATTATGCTGTTTTCCGACAGGTTTCTGAAAAAATTGCTTCTCTATTGAATCGACATGACAGGGGAGATGAAACAATTGTCAATTATACGGCCGCTCAAAATTACAATGATACCAGCGTGGGAAGTGGAGTAGCCCGGGATTGCTACTACCAGACCGAAGGCATTGCAGCAATTAATATTGAAGTTCATGACAAACAGTTTACCTATAATGCCGCGGATTTTATCAAAGTTGTCCCGAAAATTTGTAAGATAAATGTGCCGGGTGCAATATGGTTTCTTTTCTGGGCAGCTGAGCTTCCCCCCGTCAGGAATACCTGGAAATAATGGCCCTCCTGCAAAAAAGAAGGAGGTTACGCCACAAAATGACGTAACTCCTAAAATCTCAAATTGTGCCGAGACCAGGAATCAAACCAGGGACACACGGATTTTCAGGAATAACCTCTACGTCTTCGCAACCTCATCAATTGCAGTAACTTAGTGAATTTATAATAAATAAAAATTCTAATTTTTTTTGTTTTCATTCATTTTTGCAGGTTTTGGAACCTTTTTCTCACACAAATCCGTACACAGACAAGATAAGATAACCGCCAAGCAGATGCGTTTTAAAAAGGTATTATTCTTGACAAAAAGTAACTACTCACCCCCATCATTCACCCTGGGGGAAATTTGTCCTGCCAGAGCAATCTGAATAGCAACAAGCAGATTAACTCCATCGGCAGCCATAGTTTGCAGATAGCTTGAGATCCTGCAATATGCATGAGCATATTGTTGCTTTCGAAAACAGCCTGATACTTTCTGTTTCACTTT
The DNA window shown above is from Desulfomarina profundi and carries:
- a CDS encoding M14 family metallopeptidase; this translates as MALSKARSEGYLQDAFGVDINRNFQYKWDVFRDQKHLFIRSRSPSSRIYRGSGKLSEKETGAMEQLVSQKNVVALIDYHSGSTQVLYPYAYSTKVRVAENILGGSNDYAVFRQVSEKIASLLNRHDRGDETIVNYTAAQNYNDTSVGSGVARDCYYQTEGIAAINIEVHDKQFTYNAADFIKVVPKICKINVPGAIWFLFWAAELPPVRNTWK